The nucleotide window TGGAACTCGCCGATCGCGCCCTCGTTGGTGTCCACCGTGACGGCGAACCGGGCCGCCCGGTCCGGTGCGGCCGCGGCCAGCAGCTCCCGGGCCGCGGCCAGGATCTGCTCGTCCTCGGCGGCGCCGGAGTCCACCAGGTCCGGTCCGATGCGGGCCCGCCACACACCCGGTTCGGTCTCGTCGGCGTCCAGCGCGCGCCGGGCGTCCTGCCGGCCGGTGAACCGGCGCCAGATCAGCGCCTTCAACAGCCGATAGCCGTCGCCGACCGCCTCACCGGCGGAACCCGACACCCCCGCGCTCGCCCCGGCCGCCAACGCGGCCACGATCACGTCCATCATCGTCGTTTACCTCACCGCGGCCCCGCTCCCCCGTTGCGATCACCGCATGTCAATGACCGTGACACCAGGAGTGCCGAGAGTATCGGCGCATGCCGCACCGCCGACTCCCCGGCGGTGCGGCGTTCTGCCGCCCGGCCGGACATTCACCCGCACGAGGCCTTATTATCGCCAGATGGCGATGACAACGGAGACTCACGATCCCGGATGCAGGCCCGGCCTGTCGCCGGCGGCGGCGTTGTTCCGCAGCCTTGGCGACGAGACGCGGCTGACGATCGTGCGGGAGCTGGCGCTGGGCGAGCGCCGGATCGTTGACCTGACGCGGACGCTCGGGCTGGCGCAGTCGACGGTGTCGGCGCACGTGGCCTGCCTGCGCGACTGCGGCCTGGTCGAGGGCCGGGCGGTCGGGCGGCAGATGTTCTACCGGCTGGCGCAGCCGCGGTTGCTCACCCTGCTGGGCGCCGCGGAGGAGCTGCTGACCGCGACGGGCAACGCCGTCGACCTGTGCCCCGTGTACGGGCACGGCGCCTCGTGAGCCGGCCGACCTGGATGGCCGCCACGACCATGAGCGCCGACCGGCGCCTGACGCTGAACCGGCGCAGCCTGCGCCTGGCGTACGCGACCGCCGGCTACAACCTGCTCGAAGGCGTCGTCGCGGTCACCGCGGGCGCCGCCGCGTCGTCGACCGCGCTGCTCGGCTTCGGCCTTGACTCCTTCGTCGAGGTCTCCAGCGCCCTCGTGGTGATCTGGCAGTTCCGGTCCCGCGTCCCCGAGGCCCGGGAACGGCTCGCGCTGCGCGGCATCGCCGTGTCGTTCCTCGCCCTGGCCGCCTGGATCTCCTTCGACGCCGTCACCGCGCTGGCCGGCGGGGAACGACCGGACGCCTCCCCGGCCGGCATCGCCATCGCCGCCGCGTCCGTGGTCGTCATGCCGCTGCTGGTCTACGCGAAACGGCGCACCGGCCGCGAACTCGGCTCGGCGACCGTCGTGGCCGACAGCATGCAGACGATGTTGTGCACCTACCTGTCGGCGATCGTGCTGGCCGGCCTGCTGCTGAACACAACCCTCGGCTGGTGGTGGGCGGACCCGGTCGCCGCACTGCTCATCGCCGCGATCGCCGTCCGCGAAGGCATAGCGGCGTGGCAGGGCGACCACTGCGACGACTGCACCCCATAGACCATCCCCACCACCACAACGCCGCGCCACGGCAGCACCTGGACAGCGACGGCTGCGGAGTCGGGTTCAGCGGTGTCGCTGGTCGTTGTAGGCGAGCGCCGACGACAGCTCCCGGTGCGCGCCGGCCTGCTCCAGCAAGGCCTTCGCCTTCATCTCCAGGGCGCCGACCGCGTCGGCGCCGACCGCGTCGGCGCCGGCCGCCCAGCGCGCCGGCGGTTCGGCCGAGTTGACGAGCTGTACGAGCGCGGCCGCGAGCTTGGCCGGTCGCCACCTTGCAAGCCGCTCACGCCGCTCCACGCGGTGACGGTCTGCTCGGCGCGCTCGGCGTAGTCCTCGATGCTCGCCTCGGCGTAACTGGTCGACTCCGGGGTGAGCAGGTCGGTGCGGAAGAAGCCCGGCTCGACGATCATCGTCCGGATCCCGTACGGCGCGACCTCCGGCGCCAGGGACTCCATCCAGCCTTCCAGGCCGAACTTCGCCGCCGCGTACGCCGAGGTGAACTCCGCACCCAGGAAGCCGGCGACCGAGGAGATCGACACGACCAGCCCGGAGCGCTGAGCACGCATCACCGGCAGCGCGGCCCGGGTGACGTTCAGCGGGCCGAACAGGTTCGTCTCCACCTGCGGCCGGAAGGCCTCGGGGGCGATCTCCTCGAAGAACCCGGCGATGAAGTTGCCCGCGTTGTTGACAAGCACATCGATACGGCCGAGCCGGTCGACCGCCGCCCGCACCGCGGCCTGCGCGCTGTCCGCATCGGTCACGTCGAGCCGCACGGTCAGCAGATCGTCGGCGTTGCCGACCGCCTTCTCGACCTGCTCCGGATCGCGGCCGGTCGCGACCACCGCGTACCCGGCGGCCAGGGCGGCTTTCGCGATGTCCACTCCCATGCCCCGGCTCGCACCGGTCACGAGGAGAACCTTCTTCTCAGCCATGCCGCTCACGTCCTTGTCGGGGTCCAGGCCGGCGGTGACGTCATCCAGGGAACCGCCTTTGCCGGGCGCGAAGAAGACGCTGCTGGAAGGTGTACTGACGAGAAGTCCAGCCCGGTGTAGGCGGTCGCTAGGCCGTATCCCGGCGCTCCCGGCCGCCCGACGTAGGCGAGCATCACCGGCTCGCCTGATTCCGGCCGCGCCCGGCAGGGGCTGATGTCGAAGCCGGACTCGCCGCGCAGGTGATGGCGATGGTCCAGGTCGCCGCCTCCACCAGGCCGCCCATCGACGAGGTCGGCGGGTGCCCGCCCGAAGACGAACACCAGGACCGCGAGGCCCACCAGGCCCCAGAGGCCGAGACCGATGCCGCCCATGCGTACACCGAGAAGGATCGCGACGATCCCCTGCGCGACGATCAACGCAGCATCCACTCGAACCTCCCAGCCCTCGCGGAACCAGACATCAACCCATGTCAGTCGACGAATCGTACGAACGCCGGACCGGGAGCCGGAACATCCGCGACGGGCGACCCGGTCCCCGGCCTGCGCGATTGCGGCCTGGTCGAGGGCCGGGCGGTCGGGCGGCAGATGTTCTACCGGCTGCCGCAGCATGCTCGGCTTCGGCCTGGACTCCTTCGTCGAGGTCTCCAGCGCCCTGGGGGTGATCTGGCAGTTCCGGTCCCGCGTGCCCGAAGCCAGGGAGCGGCCGGCATTGCGCGGCATCGCCGTGTCTTTCTTCGCCCTGGCCGCCCTCCGGCGGAGACGGTCACAGATCAAGATCGTCGATGTAGGAAGTCCTCGGATCACGGCAACCTTTACCGTGCTCCAGGGCGTAAGCAGTACTCGTGAAGTTGAGATCAAGGATGCGGGGGGCTGATGCGCGATCGTGAGGACGAGGAGGTTACGGCCTTCGTCCGGGCGCGTTACGGACCGTTGCTTCGGACCGCCTATCTGCTGTGCGGCGATCGAGGGAAGGCCGAGGACCTGGTCCAGACGGCGTTGGCCAAGACGGTAGTGGCGTGGCCTCGGCTGCAAGGCGCGGAAGGTATCGATCGCTACGTGCAGCGAATTCTGGTCAATACCTATGTGACCTCGCGGCGGCGCCGGTCCTGGTGGGAGCAGCCCCTGGGTCGCCTGGTGGAGAGTCGAGCGCGGGACGAGTACGTAGGGGTGGAGCAGCGAGACTGGCTACGCCGAGCACTGGAAGGGCTACCGGCACGCCAGCGTGCTGCGGTCGTTCTGCGCTTCTATGAGGACCTGTCCGAGCAGGAAGCGTCGCACGCGCTGGGCTGTTCGGTCGGCACGGTCAAGAGTCTTTCGTCAAGGGGCCTGCAGACACTGCGCAAGCGGTGGGTCGAGGTCGACACTGTGGCCGAACACGAGGTGCGATATGCATAGCCCGACAGAGTTGCGCGACGGTCTGATCGAGCTGGCCGAGCCGGTGATACCCATCGAGGGCTACGAAGACGGAGTCATGCGGCGGGCACGCCGGCTTCGTGGACGGCGGCGTATCGCCACCGGAGCGGCGGCCGCGGTGTGCGTGGCGTTGCTGGTGACGATGTTTCGAGTGGTCGGCGTCGGGTCCACGCCGCAACTTGCCGCGGCGACCCCGGACGGCCCGTTCCTGGGCTGGTCCTCTGTGGGCGACGTTGACGCCGCCCTGGTGCGTGAGGCAACTGATACCTGGGACCGGACCGCCTCGACAGGTCCGCACTCTGGCGTTCGAACTCTGGTGGCGACGCGGGATCGACTCCTGCACTCGGTGGTCGTGCTTCAGGGCTACGACAAGCAGGGCGCGGCACGGTTGGCGTTCTTCACAAGTGATGTGAGCGCGGCGGATGCCTTGCGGTTGCGGGCCGATCGGCCGTCGCCCGACCCGGTGAACACCAAGGTGATCAGTCTGGTCAGTCCTCGGTTGACCGGGCCGGCGGGAACCCTCAGCACGGATCCCTGGGGTACCTACGCCATCGCCGTCGTCATGCCAGGCGTTACCGCGGTGCGGGTATCAAGCACTGCGATCGACGAACAAATGATAGGGACACCCGACGCACCCACCAGTCGCCTCGCTGTAAAGAGCCTCCCGCTCGCTGCGACTGCGCAGACGACCGCCATCGCCGGTTTCATCACAGCGAAACTACCCTTCGCCAAAGCGACAAAGGTGTTCGAGGAACCAGGCGAGGACGGCGCCGACGGCGACGCGCGGGCTGTACCCGCCGAGGTGGTCAGCAGGACCGGCCAGCAGATGGTCGTGGTGTTCCCGAAGGGCCAGGCGGTGCGGCAGGGGCAGCTCGCTGTCGTAGCCGAGGGTCTGGTTGGACGCGTCACCGCAGTCGATGCCGCTCGCGGCGAAGCCACTGTCGACTTGGTCACCAGTACCGGATTCGCCGGCGAGGTCTACACCAATATCAGTAATGTGCCGGGTTCCGGGCGTGGGACCGGACAGAAGCTGGTCATGGAGCGCATTCCGGCAGGTGGCGAGGTCTTCCAGGGTAACCGTGTCTTGATGCCGGATCCATCCCAGGAAAACAATCAGGTGGGCGCTGTCACGATCGGGCGAGCGTCCGCCGAAAAGGCGGTGGACGCAAGCACGGTAGAACTCACGCCGACGGCGGACCTATCCCACCTGGAGAAGGTGTTCATAATGACGCCGTTCACTGTGGGCCCCCGCTAACGCCAGAACGCGCGGAGGCGAGTCGCCTCCGCGCGTTCTGAACGCTGGAATCAATGATCAGGGATACCGGACCTGACCCTTACCGTCGACGTACGTCTGAGTGAAGCTCCCCAATCACCTTCATGGTCACGTTCGGCGGCAGAGAGGCCCGCACTGCGGCGTTGTTCGCCTCGATGATCGACTGATCGGCGGCCGTCGGCGCCGCAGGTGCCGCCTGAGCCGGACCGACCAACATCAGCAGTCCCGCGGTCGTAGCAGCGGCAGCCCCGAGCGCTCGGACCGGCATGTCAGTGCGCGGACCTCATACCGGTGCCGAGGCCGGCGGAGGTTGTTCCCGCAGCCGCCAGTCCGCTCCTTGTAAAGGCGCGACGAGAGTCGTGGCGCGCCTTGTCGAGCTTGGAGGCCATAAGCCACAGGGATCCACCTAATCCGAAGGCGACTTCCTACCCGTGGGGGAGGTTCAACGGGCGCGCTCCACCCCAGAGATCTCTCCTCTGACGCATGGCGAGTACCTCGTTGAGATGAGCGACAATCCGGTGCCGGGAACTCTGGTCCTTGTCACCGAGCCACCGCCCTGGCTAATCCACCCGCAGGCACTTTAAAGGCCGGGAGGCCGCCCAACGGCCACGCGGGTTGGCTCATCGCGGTTAAGCCTCCTCCACGCCAGACCGGCGCCATCGGTAAAAGATGCCGACGCGAGTATGCGATCCTTTAGTTCCTCAATTCTCGGATTATCGGGAACGTTGAAATGCCATTCCAATGGTCTTGGGTGATCAAATATCACCTCCGCAGCCTGTCAAGGCAATCCCTACACCGGTCCAGCCATCTACGCTACTGCCAAGCGCCTTGACCGCCGTGGCGTAGACTATTCGACCCTGCCCGGTCTGAGCATCGACCCTGTCCTCATGCCAAGTCCGTTGCTCACGACGCAAAGCAGCGATTCGGGCAGCCGGCAGAAGCTGTCGCTGCGGCCTCTCCTGCGGTCATGGTCGAGACACGCGTAGGTCACCGGATGCGTCTCGCTCTTACCCCGCGGTGATCTCGGCGTTCGTTGTGCTGGGCGACCCGGGTAGGGCCGACACGGCAAGGGCTTCTGCCACGGCCTCGTTGATCCTGCCGCTGTACCCCGATGAAGTGAATAGGTCCTGCAGAGCGGGCTGGAACGTGATCCCGACCGAGTCGGTCAGCTTGCGATCGCTCATCGCCGCAGTGGCGTAGCCGTTGAACGGGCAGTGCGGCTTCTGCCTGGTCGGCACTCGATCAGGCAGGCGACTGAAGGAGGCCAGACGCCCCCAGAAAATCGGTCCCTGGCCGCCGCTGATCGAGGATGACAGGCCCACGCGCCAGTCGAGGCGCCGCCGCACCAAACGTCGGCGGCGGTGGGTCGCCGCGAATTGCGGGGTGTGGGCGAGTTCGTACATCCGATGCAAGTCAACCAGACCCTTCGGGACGCCTCGCAGGCCATTGGGATAGATCCGCAGCAGGTGCTCGGTGCCCGCCCGGCTTTCGTCGGTGCACCTCCCCGCTACCAGACGCACCTCGGCGGTGCCGGAATGGCCGACATGGAACGGTGCGGCCGCGAAGGAGACCGCGGCTAGTTCGCCTGCCCGGTCGACGAACGCGGTTGGGAAGTCGACGGTGCTGCACCGTTCGTCGCCGAGGCGACAGGTTGAGAGGCCGGCGCCCCGGGTCAGGGCTCGATCGGGTGGGAGGCGGTGACGATGATCGGTTCGGGCTCGGCCAGGTAAGGGACGGCGGGGCTGTCCGCGACCGCGAACTGGGTGCGGTAGAGCTCGGCGTAGAGGCCGCCGGCCGTGACCAGGTCGGTGTGGCGGCCGCGTTCGACGATGCGGCCGGCGTCGAGGACCAGGATCTGGTCGGCGTCGCGGACCGTCGACAGGCGGTGGGCGATGACCAGGGCCGTCCGGCCCTCGAGGGCGACCGACAGCGCGCGCTGGACGGCGGCCTCCGACTCGCTGTCGAGGTGGGCCGTCGCCTCGTCGAGGATCACGATCGAGGGCTGCTTGAGCAGCAGCCGGGCGATCGCGAGGCGCTGCTTCTCGCCGCCCGAGAAGCGGTAGCCGCGCTCACCCACCATCGTGTCCAGGCCCTCGGGCAGCGAGCGGACCAGGTCGGCGACCTGTGCGCCGCTCAGCGCCGCCCACATCTCCTCCTCGGTCGCCTCGGGCCGGGCGTAGCGCAGGTTCTCCGCGATCGTCTCGTGGAACAGGTGTGAGTCCTGGGTGACGACGCCGATGGTGTCCCGCAGCGAGTCCAGCGTGGCGTCGCGGACGTCGACGCCGCCGACGCGGACCGCGCCCTCGGTCACGTCGTAGACCCGGGAGACCAGCATCGAGGTGGTCGACTTGCCGGCGCCGGACGGGCCGACCAGCGCGACCATCTGCCCGGGCTCGACGGTGAAGTCGACGCCGCGCAGCACCGGCGTGTTCTCCGTGCGATCGAGCGCGACCACGTCCTCCAGCGTCGCCAGCGAGACCTGGTCGGCGCTCGGGTAGCGGAAGTGCACGTCGCGGAACTCGACGAGGCCCGCGCCGGCCGGGATCGCCACCGCGCCGGGCTTCTCCTCGATGCCCGGCTTCAGGTCAAGGACCTCGAAGACCCGGTCGAAGGAGACCAGCGCGCTCATCACGTCGACGCGCACGTTGCTCAGCGCGGTCAGCGGGCCGTACAGGCGGGTGAGCAGCAGTGCCAGGGTGACCACGGTGCCGGCGGTGACGCTGCCGGTGACCGCGAGCCAGCCGCCGAGCCCGTAGGTCAGTGCCTGCGCGAGCGAGGCGACGAGCAGCATCGCGACGAAGAAGGTGCGGGAGTACATCGCCTGCTCGACGCCGATGTCGCGGACCCGCTTGGCGCGCTCGCCGAAGCGAGCCGCCTCGGCGCCGGGCCGGCCGAAGAGCTTGACCAGCAGGGCGCCGGAGACGTTGAAGCGCTCGGTCATCGTCGCGTTCATCTTCGCGTCAAGGTTGTAGGACTCGCGGGTGATCTCGGCGAGCTTCTTGCCGACCCGGCGCGCGGGGATGACGAACACCGGGAGGAGCACCAGCGAGAGCACGGTGATCTGCCAGGAGAGGCTGAACATCACGGCCGCGGTGAGCACGAGCTGGATCACGTTGCTGACCACGCCGGACAGCGTCGAGGTGAACGCGCGCTGCGCGCCGGTGACGTCGTTGTTGAGCCGGCTGACCAGCGCGCCGGTCTGTGTCCGGGTGAAGAACTGGAGCGGCATGCGCTGGACGTGGTCGTAGACCTGGGTGCGCAGGTCGAGGATGATGCCCTCACCGATGCGCGCCGAATACCACCGCTGGGCCAGTGACAGGAACGCGTCGACGACCGCGAGGCCCGCGATGGTGAAGGCGATCTTGATCACCGTGGCCGCCGCGTCGGGGCCGCCGGCGGTGATCGCGTTTACCACGTGGCCGGCCAGCACCGGGGTCGCGACGCCGATGCCGGCCGCGAACACGACGGTGATCAGGAAGACCACGATGTCGCGCCGGTATGGGCGCGCGAACTGTAGGATGCGCCGGGTCGTGCCCCTGCTGAGCTGGTGTTTCGACACACGCTCGGAATTCTGGATCGAGCGCAGCATCATCCAGCTGGAGCCGCTGGACATCGGGCCCATGTGTCACCTCCCGGGCGTCTTGAACCGCAGGCAACAGTGTGCCCGCTGGGTATGACAACCCGAGAGGTAACCGGTTTCTTCCTGTTGGGTCCTTACTCGCTGCCGATCAGGTCGCGCAGGCGGCGGGTCTGCGCCTCCCGCTCGGCCCGGTCCTGCTCGGCGTACGAGCGCT belongs to Amorphoplanes digitatis and includes:
- a CDS encoding ArsR/SmtB family transcription factor: MAMTTETHDPGCRPGLSPAAALFRSLGDETRLTIVRELALGERRIVDLTRTLGLAQSTVSAHVACLRDCGLVEGRAVGRQMFYRLAQPRLLTLLGAAEELLTATGNAVDLCPVYGHGAS
- a CDS encoding SDR family NAD(P)-dependent oxidoreductase — its product is MAEKKVLLVTGASRGMGVDIAKAALAAGYAVVATGRDPEQVEKAVGNADDLLTVRLDVTDADSAQAAVRAAVDRLGRIDVLVNNAGNFIAGFFEEIAPEAFRPQVETNLFGPLNVTRAALPVMRAQRSGLVVSISSVAGFLGAEFTSAYAAAKFGLEGWMESLAPEVAPYGIRTMIVEPGFFRTDLLTPESTSYAEASIEDYAERAEQTVTAWSGVSGLQGGDRPSSRPRSYSSSTRPNRRRAGRPAPTRSAPTRSAPWR
- a CDS encoding anaerobic C4-dicarboxylate transporter family protein, with product MLRQPVEHLPPDRPALDQAAIAQAGDRVARRGCSGSRSGVRTIRRLTWVDVWFREGWEVRVDAALIVAQGIVAILLGVRMGGIGLGLWGLVGLAVLVFVFGRAPADLVDGRPGGGGDLDHRHHLRGESGFDISPCRARPESGEPVMLAYVGRPGAPGYGLATAYTGLDFSSVHLPAASSSRPAKAVPWMTSPPAWTPTRT
- a CDS encoding SigE family RNA polymerase sigma factor, with the translated sequence MRDREDEEVTAFVRARYGPLLRTAYLLCGDRGKAEDLVQTALAKTVVAWPRLQGAEGIDRYVQRILVNTYVTSRRRRSWWEQPLGRLVESRARDEYVGVEQRDWLRRALEGLPARQRAAVVLRFYEDLSEQEASHALGCSVGTVKSLSSRGLQTLRKRWVEVDTVAEHEVRYA
- a CDS encoding rod shape-determining protein MreC — its product is MRDGLIELAEPVIPIEGYEDGVMRRARRLRGRRRIATGAAAAVCVALLVTMFRVVGVGSTPQLAAATPDGPFLGWSSVGDVDAALVREATDTWDRTASTGPHSGVRTLVATRDRLLHSVVVLQGYDKQGAARLAFFTSDVSAADALRLRADRPSPDPVNTKVISLVSPRLTGPAGTLSTDPWGTYAIAVVMPGVTAVRVSSTAIDEQMIGTPDAPTSRLAVKSLPLAATAQTTAIAGFITAKLPFAKATKVFEEPGEDGADGDARAVPAEVVSRTGQQMVVVFPKGQAVRQGQLAVVAEGLVGRVTAVDAARGEATVDLVTSTGFAGEVYTNISNVPGSGRGTGQKLVMERIPAGGEVFQGNRVLMPDPSQENNQVGAVTIGRASAEKAVDASTVELTPTADLSHLEKVFIMTPFTVGPR
- a CDS encoding ABC transporter ATP-binding protein; its protein translation is MGPMSSGSSWMMLRSIQNSERVSKHQLSRGTTRRILQFARPYRRDIVVFLITVVFAAGIGVATPVLAGHVVNAITAGGPDAAATVIKIAFTIAGLAVVDAFLSLAQRWYSARIGEGIILDLRTQVYDHVQRMPLQFFTRTQTGALVSRLNNDVTGAQRAFTSTLSGVVSNVIQLVLTAAVMFSLSWQITVLSLVLLPVFVIPARRVGKKLAEITRESYNLDAKMNATMTERFNVSGALLVKLFGRPGAEAARFGERAKRVRDIGVEQAMYSRTFFVAMLLVASLAQALTYGLGGWLAVTGSVTAGTVVTLALLLTRLYGPLTALSNVRVDVMSALVSFDRVFEVLDLKPGIEEKPGAVAIPAGAGLVEFRDVHFRYPSADQVSLATLEDVVALDRTENTPVLRGVDFTVEPGQMVALVGPSGAGKSTTSMLVSRVYDVTEGAVRVGGVDVRDATLDSLRDTIGVVTQDSHLFHETIAENLRYARPEATEEEMWAALSGAQVADLVRSLPEGLDTMVGERGYRFSGGEKQRLAIARLLLKQPSIVILDEATAHLDSESEAAVQRALSVALEGRTALVIAHRLSTVRDADQILVLDAGRIVERGRHTDLVTAGGLYAELYRTQFAVADSPAVPYLAEPEPIIVTASHPIEP